tttttacattttaacctttatatttataaatctaattaCGAGGGCAAAActggatttgatttttttttagtacTAAGGGGACAAAGATTAGTATAAGCATTCTAAGGGGACAATAGTATAGTTAATTTGTTCTCTTTTTCCAAATTTCCCTATATAAAAACCTAAATGAGGACTAGAAGTTGAAGTCGAAAACTCAATAACCTAAAAATCCGTTACCCAGACACGTAACTATATAAGCTAAATTTTGATCCGTGACATTTCTTGATAAGATATTTAGCTTAATGCAGTCATACAAACAAGTGACTGTTCTGATTTGGAATAGAAACTACAACTTTGAAGATTGGTACTGAAAAAAATGTAATGAGAAGTCTGGTTTGGGTCATTGAGGCTCAATATGCCACATACGAACCGAAGCATCTTCACCAGAACTTGCTACGGTGCATTCATCAACAAAGGCGACTGCGTTAACTCCACCGAGATGAGCGTGTCTTACGGTTATGCGACACGAAGCTGGCTTGTCCACTTCATATACAATGACGTTAGTGTCTACAGACCCAGTGGCTACCATCTTGTTGTTTGGTGACCATGCCAAACTGTTTATACGAGCAGTGTGGAATAACATGTTGTTTAGCTTTACCTTCAAAACATAAAACCAACCCTCCTAGATTAGCTTAACCAATGATTTGGTACGACACAACAAGCAAAAGCATATATTaagttagataaaaaaaaaatatatatatatatatatatatatatatatatatattaagttagaTGTGCTGCCAACAATAATGAATTGGTTCATCTTTCTTATAATAAATTTCTTCCAACTTCCGAGGTGGAACAATGTTTCTAGAAGCATATGATTGTTGTTACCTGTTTGGTCTCGCGATCCCAGACAACAGCTTCACGGTTGGCGTCACCAGAAGCAAACATTGTTAAATCAGGAGAGTAACGTATCACTGTCACAGCACCTCTGTGTTTCTCCAGTACAGCTTCTTCTTTGAGGCTATTGTCCTCTGAGACTGAGTACATGTGTATCTTACCGTCTTGTCCTCCGACAATAGCTTCTTTCCCGTCAGGTGAGATCACAGAAGCTGCCACCACAAAACCAAGATCGATCTTGCTCAAAATGCTCAGACCATTGAGCAACACAACTCCAGACTCAAAAGACACAAGTGTTGTGTACTCTGGCGTATCAACAGCTATGCTTATGTCCAAAGGTTGATTTCCAATGTCAACATGATCTGCAGCTCCGAATCCGTTGTCAGTTAAAGGCATTCTCCAGACCTGTCagaattataattttcattaaacaatttttttatatatcagaAATAATTTGACATTTTCAAAACGCGGATTAAATGTTGAGAAATTATAATGTAATATAACTGACTCAGTACATTCCAAATCCAAATCACAATGTTTCTACCTTGTTATCAAAACCGGTTAAGAGAATGTTGGAGTCAATAGCTGCCAGTCTCTTGATTTTGGTGTTATCTTTCATTTGTAACTTGCAACTGTAACCAACTCCTTGTAACCATTTGACTATTAGACCATCATAGCTACAAGACAGAATCGTCTTCTGGTTTCCCCCAAGAACAGCCAAAGAAGTGACATTCTTTATATGTCCAGATAACAACAAGGGAGGCTTATCCATATCATCTGCAGAGAACAAGGACATGGTGCCGCCAAGAGACACTGTAATGAGATGATTGTTTTGCCAAAGACATCCCACAAGCATGTCCTCTGCTCCACCAGATTCTGTAAACgttaatgtttttattacaGAACCAGCAGTTCCATCTTCAGATATCTCCCATATCTTGGCAGACTTATCCGCAGAGACAGTGAGCACCTAAAAACCTCACGAATGTCAGTAATATTGCAAGAATGTGCAGAGTTTGGTACACGTTGATGTCATAACATTACCCGTTTGCTGTCGGGACTCCAGCTAACGGCGTAGATGCTGCCTTTGTGACCATCTTCTGTGGCCAATTCACCAATCTTGTCTCCAGTTTTACCGTCGTAAATCATACCCTTTTTATCCGAGCTTACGGTGATGAATTTACTACCATCAGGTGCATATCTGATGCAGTTGACAAAGTTGGAATGCTCCCTGTGAATGAGAAAACTCATAGACAGATCTCATTAGTCAAGAAACAtctcaaacacacaaacatGTGTCTTCTGGTTATAACTCAGAAAAATCTAGACATATCATATCAATGACCAGGGAGTAACTTGCCTGTGAGAAGAGTGAAACTTAAAAGGTGGTCCATCGTAAAAGTTAACCAAGAAATCTTCCCCACAAGTAGCGATTCGAAAAGGTCGCGTTGGTTTGAAGGCACAACTTAGAACCCTACGAGAGTGTCCATCAAAATCTCCCATTGTATTGCCAGAGTCCCATCTATATGTAATGGACACAGATGTATGAGATCACAAACGTAAAATGATTGACCTTATATTGTGGAATCCGTCATGAAAATGGTGGAATCCAAGAGATCTTTCGAGGTAATATAATATCAGAAACACATACGAATACAAAAGTGGAATAAGTCATGGAAATGTTGGAAGCTAAGACCTAACTTGTCAGTGAAGAAACTCAAAATCATATACAAAACACAAGTATTACTCGAAATTTAATCTAAAAATCAGCAAATCATCACAGAGTTAGTAATGAAAATGGTGGAATCCAAGAGATCCTTCCATCTAATAGAATATCAGAAACACATACAAATACAATGTGGAATTCATCTTGGAAATACACAAACATAAGACCTAACTTGTTAGCCAAGAAACTCAAATCGTAAACAAAAGGAATAAGATGAAGTGGAGGAGAACTCACGCGAAGGCTCGAACAAGTGATTTGCCCTTTCCATCGCCAGAAGCGACAATCCGAAGACAATCAGAGGACCATTGGAGATCATCGATCCGACCAGCAAGGACCCTGAACTCGTTCTTAAGCACGAACCCATTGTGTGTTCCCCAAACTCGAACCGTACCAGAGACATCAGCGGAAGCGATCCACTCCCCGTTGGGTGAGTAGCGTGCCACGGTAGCAGCATAGCCATGTTCTCCGTATACTTCGACGTCTTGAGGTCGCTGGAGGCTCCGAATCAAGACTGAGCGGCCGTTGCAGTAGAGAATGGTGTCTGATTTGGGGTCGCCTGAGATCAAAATGCCTCGACCTCGTTCTGTGGACGGAACGCAAGGAAATGTCTCGACTAGTTTAGCCATGTTCGAATTATTGGATGGAGTAGAGAGAGGAGAAGTGTTTCATTTCTTCTTCGGAGGTGAGTTTAAACGAAAAATTGCCAGAAATTCAGGACTTTGAACAAGTCTCATGGTCGAACATTGCTGATTTTAACTTTGCTAAATTTAGGTTTTCGAGTTGCCCCCTCGGTGTTACaccataacttttttttttcttttgaaaaattttaaaaataaaaacagattaATTGCAAAAATAATTTGAGAATTAAAATTTATGCTAAAAGAAacctaaatattttatattattttattcaactttaaaatgttaatttttgaTAATAAGAGAGCAAATCTTGGAACAAATAACAAAtcattgaaaaagtaaaaaataagacCTAAACCAAGGTATAGTAGGAAACTTGActactgagtttttttttttgattaacctgGTAAGATTTTTAATGCCATTCGATTCTGGTCATGGCAATATTTGAAGATATTGCATTGCAAGTTAAAGCACGATGATCATAATCTGGCCACATGTTATCATCTACAAAACAGATTGAACCACTCTCTTGATCATGGCCGGTCCGGAGCATATATAGGCAAATAAACCGACCAACGTTTATGGCAtgttgcataaaaaaaaataaaaatgttagacCGGGAGTGCTCTTGATTTCATCACCAAAAATTTAACGAGGGTTCTTACTTAACATAAAGACTAGGTAGTAATTGCGCAGAGTGAAATAATTGATTAAAGTATTTCTTTTACGTTATAATAAGAGATTTTTCGTATAGTCTTTTCAAAGGATGACATTCAGATATTCGTTCAGATTGAGATGATctattcaaatttcaaatttttagagttagaaatataaatatgattcagatatttacaaattttgatttGGATTTGGTTCATATCATTGCAGGTTCGGTTCAGATTCGAGTTTGGAGaagtattttaacaaaaatccaaatatacttaatcctcaaaatccaaaaataaatataatataaaagataaaaatttgaaaaaatgtaagcctaaatacttaaatttacataaaaaataattcaatttaaatatttatatggagaaaaataatatatatttagtattttgaacatattttttgtagatattttcatattaataaatatctaatagatataaaatttaaaataactaatttatttaagtatataattgtattttagatatttttggtaTCCAAAATATTGCAGTCTGGATCGGATTCGAGTCTGGTTATCCAGATATTAAACTTTCACATCCATTTGTGTACTTAATCAAATTTAGTTTGTGTTTGTATTACTTTTAAATCAAGTTCGGTTTGGAACAAATAACAAAtcattgaaaaagtaaaaaataagacCTAAACCAAGGTATAGTAGGTAACTTGActactaagttttttttttttgattaacctgGTAAGATTTTTTATGCCATTCGATTCTGGTCATggcaatatctttatatataaagaagagtttTATTCTCTCTTGGTGAAGCCATCAGCTGCCAGCACATAAATTCATTGCATGACGTGCTGACACGTGTAAAAACACCATAGAATGCGGCACTTCTTCGTTTGTGTATCGCATGGGCTTTTGTTATTATGTGTCTGTACAATAATATTGGGCTTATGTTCAGAACGTGATTTTGGCCCAGCCAACCCTTTTCCGCGCTAACCCTAATTAGTTTAcgtgaaaaaaaatattgttcttCGCAGCTCTTCCTTAGGCGGCAACAGTGACCATCGAGCTTCTTTCTCGAAGATGATGTTCTTAAATGTTCTCTGAAACCAACAATGGAGTCATCCTGTTCGTTGACATCTGAGTAATCTCCAACAATGGAGTTTTTGGGAGAGCTATTTGAGACGGATCGTCATGACGTTCGATCTGTCTTCGTGCCATCGTTTCGTCTCCGTTGCTTTACCCGAAACCGTTACTTGATGAATTGATTCACTGCCATTAACAATCTCTTAACTCCATCAAGCTAATGCAACCACGTTTTCTCATTCAATGCACCTCTCTGCAAAGGCGGTGCATTTTAAGCTATAAAAAGGTGAGTTTTCATCCCATGAATCTCACAAATCCTAATAACTCTTGCAAGTTATCTGCTTTTAAAAATTCGATATTGATGTTTGTTGTTTGTGCTTGAACCAGCAATGCGCTAGGATAAAAACTAGAAAGACTCTTGCTTTTGGGATCAGTCTCTGCAAGTGGCGAATATGCTCGCTGAGGTTTAGGAGCAGAAAAGCTTGACTAGAACTTGCGAAATCACCAAAAGTAGCATAGAAGCCATCGAGAATTGATTCGTGGACGATGAATCTCGAGAAGAACTCGGCGTCCGACAACTCTCTGGAGAACAAACTCACTGTGAGTGGATCAGTATCTATGTTCGATAACATCCTGTTTTGAACTTGCATTTAAGCCACTTTATTCAGATTATAGGTTTTACTTCAAGATCCGTACGGACCTTAGTCAACCATGGTGAAGACATGAAATGAGCGATCTGGAAACCCCATGCCGCCTCTTCGTAATCGTTCACATCCACTGAACAGTGTCTTTTTCTGCAGTGGTAATGTGTCTGAAAACGTGCGGCTTAATGAACGAATCTTTCTGATTGTCAggtatgcttttttttttgtactagAGAGCTTTTGTCTGGATCCAATGGATCCAAAAGTTGTTGTGTCCATGTCGTGAACATATTTCTGTCTCTGAAGAGCATGATCAATATGCTAAAGCAAGACACGATATGCTAAAGTTGTTGTGGTTTTCATAACTGACAAACCAGCCAGGGAATCAATAAGAAAGCGTGGGATGCATCCGGTGAGCATTGTTTGTTTCAGTCAAAGGAGGTGATGATAATTACAAAGGATTACTTGCAACTACGACACTCTTCCAAGTACATTTATTGTATCATATCTGTGCTATGTCTTAACCTGAAGAATAGTCTATGCTTTTATGTTTATAGTGGGTTCACCCAAATTTTTTGTTCTATCCACTAGACTGGTCACTCTTTGTAATGGTTTTATGACAACCATTTTCAtgtgaatatcaattttatatagaTTGAACAACATTTTTATTGTATAGTAACAAGACCATCTTAAATTATTGAGTAACGGAAACATACCCTGTTGCTTAAAATCATCTATTTAACCCATTTTTTTAAACCTGAAGGATTATATAAACTTGACAAAGTAGCTAACTGGATGCTGGAATGGCACCTCAATCTCGATCTTTAatccattaaaattaaaataatagagggtttttttaaaaatggacgtGAGGTCCATGCTTATGCAATAATTTTAATTCAATAAATCAACAGAAAAAGATtatcatgaaaaaaaattagtaaagatcgaataatttttatatgtaaagAAGAATAATCTTTTACCTCATAGCTAGCTAAGCAAAATCTATGTAAAGAAGAATAATCTTTTCCTCATAACTGTTTCGTGgtgtaacaaaaatttacatcttattataactttaaaaatgtttaaactgTTTTTACATTTCATGAAAAGAAATTagcaaagataaaaaaaaatataaatttgaaataatcttTAAAAGTAATGTATTtagaaaaactgaataattgatttatctaacctaataattaatgatataaACACCTaagatttttaattatatatgaaaatatataaattgagctaaaacttattatttataaatttacatcccgcccgtagggcgggctgATCCTAGTTTGAAAATATTGCATTGCAAGTTAAAGCACGATGATCATAATCTGGCCACATGTTATCATCTACAAAACAGATTGAACCACTCTCTTGATCATGGCCGGTCCGGAGCATATATAGGCAGATAAACCGACCAATGTTTATGGCATGttgcataaaaaaaataaaaatgttagacCGGGAGTGCTCTTGATTTCATCACCAAAAATTTATCGAGGGTTCTTACTTAACATAAAGACTAGGTAGTAATTGGGCAGAGtgaaataattgattaaaatattttttttacgttaTAATAAGAGATTTGTCGTATAGTCTTTTCAAGGGATGACATTAAGATATTCGTTCAGATTGAGATGATctattcaaatttcaaatttttagagttagaaatataaatatgattcagatatttacaaattttgatttGGATTTGGTTCATATCATTGCAGGTTCGGTTCGTATTCGAGTTTGGAAaagtattttaacaaaaattcaaatatacttAATCCTCAAAATCcgaaaattaatataatataaaagataaaaatttgaaaaaatgtaagcctaaatacttaaatttacataaaaaatagttcaatttaaatatttagatggagaaaaataatatatatttagtattttgaacatattttttgtagatattttcatattaataaatatctaatagatataaaatttaaaataactaatttatttaagtacataattgtattttagatatttttggtaTCCAAAATATTGCAGTCTGGATCGGATTCGAGTCTGGTTATCCGGATATTAAACTTTCACATCCATTTGTGTACTTAATCAAATTTAGTTTGTGTTTGTATTACTTTTAAATcaagttcggtttggttcttcaGATCTAAATATTTTACCCAGACTTAGTTTCGATctactaatataaataaaaaataaataaatgtaatatgTTGGACTTATTTTACCTACGCAATTATTGGATCATACTTTAAGAATACCAATACAAATGGTTGGGCGTCGTGTCATTAGACATGTTACAAAATTGACGTAGTCTATTACCAATAACGTATATTTTCTTATAGAAAGTTcttggtaaatataataaaatatgatacaatCAAGTGAAATAGGTTAGAGTTGCGTTGAAAATAATGTGATATCTTGACTTGGTACATGAATTCTGCTTTTCAATACATTTCacgaattttcttttcttttaaagcttttaaagcttttcagattttgattttttttttaactatctgattatgtttataattcttggtttgatttgaaaacTTTGTAAGGAAAAACAATATTTGGCTAAACTAAATATCTAACTTTGTATGTTGCATTTTCCACCTCAGTTTTCTTAATTCATAATCAATCACAATTATTTGTTGCTTTTGTATGCATAAACCTCAATCATGGCCAAGTTCGGCAAGATAccaaaactttcattttctaaacacattctcatTCCGACTTTTTTTGTTGATGTgaatcttaataattttataatttattacttTCAACAATGATATTATTCAGTTCTTGCCTGAAAAGAACTTCAATTcactaataaaaatgttaaaaattaaaaaaaaaaactaaaaatgagctgattaaaaaaaagtgtGTGATCACATTAAAAAGTCTGCGATAGACTTAAGAAAATTAGTGTGTGAACATATTAATTGCTAAATGACTGTGAAACTTACACATAAgcattctaaaattaaaatgattgtAAAGCTGACGTGTGTCAATGtgtgtttgaaaatatttattgcaaatgcttctcctttaatatatatgggattTGCTAGtcttatgtaaaatatttttttgctttgCTTTGTATGTTGGTTCTTTTAAGCTCAAGATCTTTATCGATTTTAGATACCTAGCTAACTTCACATTATCTTCTGTTGTCTTGTTTACAGTCGAAATTTTCACTTTGAAAATGTCTTCAacatgtgaatttttttttttgtaaacggctttcaaattaaaatgcATAAGTAATATAAGTACTACTTTTCACtcataaatttgaaaaaaatttgcAACAAGAAAAGGGTTAAAGCAAAACCCTAGTGAAGGATCCATAAATGAATCCTAAtaggaaagaaaacaaaagaagacaAGAACTAGTGGAAATGGTTTCGTCGGTCGCGTCGACCTTTTTTACCCCTTCCACTAACATTTGTCCATTACAtatcttgaaatttttaaattggttttattggtcttcttcctcctctagtTTAATTATAACTAGAAGTTTCTCCAACCACATCTAAACCATTCTCTTTCCCATAAGGGAGAGGACTCTCCGGCTCCATATGGAAATGCTGCTGGTTTTGAGTGATAGGCAAGCGAGGACCAATTGGTTGCTCATTTTCAGAAGCGTCAGAGACTTCCAAAATGTTAGCTTGTGATGGAATTTCTTATATAATTTGTGACTGAAAGGGCGCAGCGGTTGTGGCTTGCTAACATAGGTAAAGTAGTACCAAACTTTGAGCAAGAGGTGGAATGTACCTCATGCGAATGTGTCATCGGACCAGAAGTTGCATCTTCGGAATGAGTAGTAACAGAAGAGTTTTTTGGAGTCTCGTGGACTTTGTGGGCAGAAGGTGATTGTGAGTTTGGTTCCAAGtggttgatatgtgtactaggAGTGTTTTGCAACAACGGAATTATATCCACTATTGGGATCTCTTTATTGGTATCATGAGTTTCTTTTATAACAGCAGCAGATCCAAGTGGCTTAGGAGGAAGTAAACACCTCTTTTCTTCAACATGTGAACTTTGTTAGGGGAAGGCTCGAAAAGGTATCCACATTGGTTGAAGCATTCTCAATCATTTGAACCGCCTTCTCGTTCGAATCTTGTTTATCCACTGAACAGCTAAGTTTTTACACTCACCACGAATCATACCAACCACCTTGGTGTATTCtccgaagtttttttttttttgaactatgtATTCTCCGGATTCTAAAGTCTATAGCACAATACAAACCTGtagaatatttatttcaaataacGTGGAACATACAAAAATTAGAGATATATCATATGCTGAATAAAATAGAACAAATGCTAGGATATAATTTCTCAAATTTGATAGAATGTTGAACAAACATataatacaatttaaaatttagtaaaatagaACAGAAATAGCAAACACACATTTTGACGCAACCTAGAACGTATAATACAAATTTTGGACTTtgtaaaacaagaaaacaactatttttcaaatttgatttttaaaaatggcGATGTAAAGAATTTTTCATACATGGGTATTTTTTCAATAATTAAGTATTaagatatttgtattaatgtgtaaaatataaattaaagaacGTAGAATAAATTATGGACTTTACAGAATAAGAAAACAAACAGTTTCTCGAATATtggttttcaaaaatataatgtaaacatattttcatgagtgtttctttattttttccttcttatataatgtttatgtcTTATGCTtattaaaatagagaaaatgctagaatataaattaaaaactttaataGAACACTGAACAATCGTTATAAGTGTTTGACTTTATAATGTAGAATATAAATTATGACTTTATgcaacaagaaaacaaatatttttttcatacaaTATTGATTTTTCAAAATGTGAGGTAACTAAATTTTCTGGGtgtttttcctttaaaaaaattgaatattaagaatatttattataatacgtagaataaaaattatggagtttagagaaaaaacaaaatatttttctaaatttttattttttcaaatatttttttaatgtgatgTAAACATATTTCATGACtgttgctttctttttctattctAAAAACTGAGTATTAACAAAAATATGGACCTTATAAAgcaagataaattttttttttcaaaaatatgatgtAAGCACATTTTCatgagttttctttttattttgtgtactacaaagatttattttacattttaattttcatatatccTTTTCATTTCTCACAAGAAAAATAG
The nucleotide sequence above comes from Brassica napus cultivar Da-Ae chromosome A9, Da-Ae, whole genome shotgun sequence. Encoded proteins:
- the LOC106432052 gene encoding actin-interacting protein 1-1-like produces the protein MAKLVETFPCVPSTERGRGILISGDPKSDTILYCNGRSVLIRSLQRPQDVEVYGEHGYAATVARYSPNGEWIASADVSGTVRVWGTHNGFVLKNEFRVLAGRIDDLQWSSDCLRIVASGDGKGKSLVRAFAWDSGNTMGDFDGHSRRVLSCAFKPTRPFRIATCGEDFLVNFYDGPPFKFHSSHREHSNFVNCIRYAPDGSKFITVSSDKKGMIYDGKTGDKIGELATEDGHKGSIYAVSWSPDSKRVLTVSADKSAKIWEISEDGTAGSVIKTLTFTESGGAEDMLVGCLWQNNHLITVSLGGTMSLFSADDMDKPPLLLSGHIKNVTSLAVLGGNQKTILSCSYDGLIVKWLQGVGYSCKLQMKDNTKIKRLAAIDSNILLTGFDNKVWRMPLTDNGFGAADHVDIGNQPLDISIAVDTPEYTTLVSFESGVVLLNGLSILSKIDLGFVVAASVISPDGKEAIVGGQDGKIHMYSVSEDNSLKEEAVLEKHRGAVTVIRYSPDLTMFASGDANREAVVWDRETKQVKLNNMLFHTARINSLAWSPNNKMVATGSVDTNVIVYEVDKPASCRITVRHAHLGGVNAVAFVDECTVASSGEDASVRMWHIEPQ